The Burkholderia mayonis genome window below encodes:
- a CDS encoding alpha/beta fold hydrolase has translation MDNRRNATKDCWVDTGRGRLFVRCWPAPHHADAPDSLPPIVLLHDSLGCVHLWRTFPNALAECTGRRVIVYDRLGFGQSDPRTDALDADFVRDEARRFFPMLREQLGFDRFVAFGHSVGGGMAVHCAAAYPSACEALITESALAFVEGRTRAGIVDAREQFKQRETFERLQVYHGEKTRWVLDAWIETWLSPAFSDWSLNDVLPQVTCPTLAIHGSDDEYGSNLHPETIVRSVGGPAQIEIVRGVRHVPHRERERWVAERVAGFIGANRRGVDE, from the coding sequence ATGGACAACCGCCGAAACGCGACGAAAGACTGCTGGGTCGACACCGGAAGGGGGCGCTTGTTCGTGCGGTGCTGGCCCGCGCCGCATCATGCGGACGCGCCCGACAGCCTGCCGCCCATCGTCCTGCTTCACGATTCGCTCGGCTGCGTTCACCTGTGGCGGACGTTTCCGAACGCGCTGGCCGAATGCACGGGGCGGCGGGTGATCGTCTACGATCGCCTCGGCTTCGGGCAGTCCGATCCCCGCACGGACGCGCTCGACGCCGACTTCGTTCGCGACGAGGCCCGGCGATTCTTCCCGATGCTGCGCGAACAGCTCGGCTTCGATCGTTTCGTCGCGTTCGGCCATAGCGTCGGCGGCGGCATGGCGGTGCACTGCGCGGCGGCGTATCCGTCGGCGTGCGAAGCGTTGATCACCGAATCCGCCCTGGCGTTCGTCGAAGGCAGGACGCGCGCCGGCATCGTCGACGCGCGCGAACAGTTCAAGCAGCGCGAGACCTTCGAACGTCTGCAGGTGTATCACGGCGAGAAGACGCGCTGGGTGCTGGACGCGTGGATCGAGACGTGGCTGTCGCCGGCGTTTTCCGATTGGTCGTTGAACGATGTCCTGCCGCAGGTGACGTGCCCGACGCTCGCGATCCACGGCAGCGACGACGAATACGGGTCGAACCTTCATCCCGAGACGATCGTGCGCTCGGTCGGCGGACCGGCGCAGATCGAAATCGTGCGCGGCGTGCGGCATGTGCCGCATCGCGAGCGCGAG
- a CDS encoding AzlD family protein, whose translation MIDVSTLLTIVLMASSTYLSRILGYVVLRNRTLSPRMLSVMENVPGCVLVAVIAPAFVSDKPANLLALAITLLAATRLSILPTVIIGVVSTGLLRHLLGQ comes from the coding sequence ATGATCGATGTATCGACGCTGCTGACGATCGTGCTGATGGCCTCGTCCACTTACCTGAGCCGGATTCTCGGCTACGTCGTGCTGCGTAATCGCACGCTGAGCCCGCGCATGCTGTCGGTGATGGAAAATGTGCCGGGATGCGTGCTGGTGGCGGTGATCGCGCCGGCGTTCGTCTCGGACAAGCCGGCCAATTTGCTCGCGCTGGCGATTACGCTGCTCGCGGCCACCCGACTGTCGATTTTGCCGACCGTGATCATCGGCGTCGTGTCGACCGGCTTGTTGCGGCATCTGCTCGGTCAGTAG
- a CDS encoding AzlC family ABC transporter permease, which produces MNSLPTSTVISEESTAKSEAWRGLRASLPVMLGFIPFALVLGAQATQKGLSVVEVPLMTGLNFGGGSEFTAIRLWTSPPHILLIVAMSFLVNCRHILMGAAFAPYLRHLSRRRTFPALFFMCDESWAMALADARQQSRSRISFPYYLGVSAGLYLTWIACTALGATLGPTIGDVEQYGFDMAFTAVFLVLLRGMWKGARACRPWLVSLVVAAATYLLVPGAWYVAAGALAGLVAAVAWGEPS; this is translated from the coding sequence ATGAACAGTTTGCCGACGTCAACCGTCATTTCCGAGGAATCCACCGCAAAATCCGAAGCCTGGCGCGGCTTGCGCGCATCGCTGCCCGTGATGCTCGGCTTCATTCCGTTCGCGCTCGTGCTGGGCGCGCAGGCGACGCAAAAAGGCTTGAGCGTCGTCGAAGTGCCGCTGATGACCGGCCTGAATTTCGGCGGCGGCTCCGAATTCACCGCGATCCGGTTATGGACGTCGCCGCCGCACATCCTGCTCATCGTCGCGATGTCGTTTCTGGTGAACTGCCGGCACATCCTGATGGGCGCGGCGTTCGCGCCGTATCTCCGGCACCTGTCGCGCAGGCGGACTTTTCCGGCGCTCTTCTTCATGTGCGACGAGAGCTGGGCGATGGCGCTCGCCGACGCGCGGCAGCAATCGCGCAGCCGCATCAGCTTTCCGTATTACCTGGGCGTGTCGGCAGGGCTGTACCTCACGTGGATCGCGTGCACCGCGCTCGGCGCGACATTGGGGCCCACGATCGGCGACGTCGAGCAATACGGCTTCGACATGGCGTTCACCGCGGTTTTCCTCGTGCTGCTCCGGGGCATGTGGAAAGGCGCGCGCGCGTGCCGTCCGTGGCTCGTCAGCCTCGTCGTAGCGGCGGCGACTTACCTGCTCGTGCCGGGCGCCTGGTACGTCGCGGCGGGCGCGCTCGCCGGCCTCGTCGCCGCCGTCGCCTGGGGAGAGCCGTCATGA
- a CDS encoding Lrp/AsnC family transcriptional regulator — MKFDAIDRRILQALQRDGRLQNVELAKEVSLSPSPCLRRVRLLEKAGVIERYVAVLNPAKVGKGLTVFTRVWLKEQDADTVDHFAEAVRQLPQVVECHLMAGDCDFLLRVVAADIDDYRQFQMHHLTRIKGVQSVKTEIPLQKVKLTSEVPV; from the coding sequence ATGAAATTCGACGCCATCGATCGACGCATCCTGCAAGCCCTGCAACGCGACGGCCGGCTGCAGAACGTCGAGCTCGCGAAAGAAGTCAGCCTGTCGCCTTCGCCGTGCCTCAGACGAGTCCGGCTGCTCGAGAAAGCCGGCGTGATCGAACGGTACGTCGCGGTGCTCAATCCCGCGAAGGTCGGCAAGGGGTTGACCGTGTTCACGCGTGTCTGGCTGAAAGAGCAGGACGCCGACACGGTCGATCACTTCGCCGAAGCAGTCCGGCAACTGCCGCAGGTCGTCGAGTGCCACCTGATGGCGGGCGACTGCGATTTTCTGCTGCGAGTCGTCGCCGCCGACATCGACGACTACCGGCAATTCCAGATGCATCATCTGACGCGGATCAAGGGCGTGCAGAGCGTGAAGACCGAGATCCCGCTGCAGAAGGTGAAGTTGACTTCGGAGGTGCCGGTTTGA
- a CDS encoding glutathione S-transferase family protein, which translates to MSAYRLYYSPDACSLAAHIALEETGAPFDAEPVLVSRREHLGERYLAINPKARVPALAIPGETRVLTETPAVLTYLARKHPEAGLLPIDDPLREARCHEWLAWLVGWVHGVGYGALWRPGRFIDDASTHSAISAHGRRVIEAANGEIEAALRDGRQWAEPDGYSIVDPFLLVLYRWGRAVGLDMDRCEAWGAHAARVAERDAAKRALEREGR; encoded by the coding sequence ATGAGCGCTTATCGACTCTACTATTCGCCGGACGCGTGCTCGCTCGCCGCGCACATCGCGCTTGAAGAAACCGGCGCGCCGTTCGACGCCGAGCCGGTGCTCGTATCGCGCCGCGAGCACCTCGGCGAGCGCTATCTCGCGATCAATCCGAAGGCGCGCGTGCCCGCACTCGCGATTCCCGGCGAGACGCGCGTGCTGACCGAGACGCCCGCAGTTCTCACGTATCTCGCGCGCAAGCATCCGGAAGCGGGTCTGCTGCCGATCGACGATCCGTTGCGTGAGGCGCGGTGTCACGAGTGGCTCGCGTGGCTCGTCGGGTGGGTGCATGGCGTCGGATACGGCGCGCTGTGGCGGCCGGGACGGTTCATCGACGACGCGTCGACTCATTCGGCGATCTCCGCGCATGGCCGGCGCGTGATCGAAGCGGCGAACGGCGAGATCGAGGCGGCGCTGCGCGACGGGCGGCAATGGGCCGAGCCGGACGGATATTCGATCGTCGATCCGTTCTTGCTCGTGCTGTATCGATGGGGGCGCGCGGTCGGTCTCGATATGGACCGCTGCGAAGCATGGGGTGCGCACGCGGCGCGGGTCGCGGAGCGTGACGCGGCGAAGCGGGCGTTGGAGCGGGAGGGGCGGTGA
- a CDS encoding LysR substrate-binding domain-containing protein gives MTRPRIPPLQTLRAFEAAVRLQSFTRAADELALTQGAVSQHVRALEAQLGRPLFTRERNGATPTQAAHALALQVRQGLSVLARAFEATRAPRFSRAASTTLHVSVLPSFATRWLAPRLPRFRAAHPAIDVTLHPDVALAPLNKRSRIDVALRYGPGTWPGVVAEKLMNEAVFPVASPTYRNRDGVAPREAVDLARSTLLRHPAQPWEPWFQAARLDLVESRRAPQFDDAEALIEAVLKGRGVALARRSLIAPELASGALVRVSKASIADVYAHYLVWRPGHPKERAIAAWLDWLRDEVRRKTPRRKLTADAPPAHRRQPTESKSS, from the coding sequence ATGACACGACCCCGCATCCCCCCGTTGCAGACGCTGCGTGCATTCGAAGCTGCCGTGCGGCTGCAGAGCTTCACGCGCGCAGCCGACGAGCTCGCGCTCACGCAAGGCGCCGTCAGCCAGCACGTGCGCGCGCTCGAAGCGCAGCTCGGCCGTCCGCTCTTCACGCGCGAGCGCAACGGCGCGACGCCGACGCAAGCCGCGCACGCGCTCGCGCTGCAAGTGCGGCAAGGCCTGAGCGTGCTCGCGCGCGCATTCGAAGCGACGCGCGCACCCCGCTTCTCCCGCGCGGCGAGCACGACGCTGCACGTGAGCGTGCTGCCGAGTTTCGCGACGCGCTGGCTCGCGCCGCGTCTGCCGCGTTTTCGCGCCGCGCATCCGGCAATCGACGTCACGCTTCATCCGGACGTCGCGCTCGCGCCGCTCAACAAGCGCAGCCGCATCGACGTCGCATTGCGTTACGGCCCCGGCACGTGGCCCGGCGTCGTCGCGGAAAAGCTGATGAACGAGGCGGTGTTTCCGGTCGCGAGTCCGACCTATCGAAACCGCGACGGCGTTGCGCCGCGCGAGGCCGTCGACCTCGCACGCTCGACGCTGCTGCGTCATCCCGCGCAGCCGTGGGAGCCGTGGTTTCAGGCGGCGCGGCTCGATCTCGTCGAATCGCGCCGCGCGCCGCAATTCGACGATGCCGAAGCGCTGATCGAAGCCGTGCTGAAAGGCCGTGGCGTCGCGCTCGCGCGCCGCTCGCTGATCGCGCCGGAGCTCGCGTCGGGCGCGCTCGTGCGCGTGTCGAAGGCGAGCATCGCCGACGTCTACGCTCACTATCTGGTCTGGCGGCCCGGACATCCGAAGGAGCGCGCGATCGCCGCGTGGCTCGACTGGCTGCGCGACGAGGTGCGCCGCAAGACGCCGCGCCGCAAGCTCACCGCCGACGCGCCGCCTGCCCACCGCCGCCAGCCGACCGAAAGCAAATCGTCATAA
- a CDS encoding phosphocholine-specific phospholipase C, whose translation MTSESRRRFLHTVAQSASAAAALTVFPESIRRALAIPAASRTGTIRDVEHIVVFMQENRSFDHYFGHLRGVRGYNDRFPIALPNGKPVWYQPSKANPSKPVLPFRLNTLTTSAQCIGDLDHSWYKTHAAIDGGRYDQWPANKTDMTMGYHVREDIPFHYALADAFTVCDNYFCSLPGPTHPNRSYLMTGTVDPTGKYGGPLLDNNDYVDGDVPPKYDLLTWTTYPERLEANGVSWQIYQQGTTGSDPLNGNYGTNVLQNFANFINAKPGSSLYQRAQTARTLDDLKADVLANKLPQVSWLLPPAAFSEHPKYTPAYGANYTSQILDALTSNPDVWRKTVLFIMYDENDGFFDHVVPPQPATTRAQGLSTVAVDGEIHNVVNPGRGGSYTADGLPYGLGPRVPMTVVSPWTKGGFVCSQVFDHTSVIRFIAARFGIDEPNITPWRRAVCGDLTSAFDFRTPDATLPPLPDTSNYRSIADQLCSTKPAPTVPAAPSPVDPQEPGVRPARALPYELHVNASVRGGTHLRIEFANRGEQGAHFYVYASNRSDGPWRYTVGAHRSLHDEFDLGATNGAYAFSVYGPNGFVRVFEGVAAAEGHGRHAAAHPEVKAGYDIANGNLYLKLQNHGGQSVPLTLTDNAYGAQSRQITLRGGDERIEQWALAPSHHWYDVTVSDGAAGTFLRRFAGHVENGKASYSDPAAVAPVTA comes from the coding sequence ATGACGTCAGAAAGCCGCCGCCGTTTCCTGCATACCGTTGCACAATCCGCGAGCGCCGCCGCCGCGCTCACCGTGTTCCCCGAATCGATCCGCCGTGCGCTCGCGATCCCCGCCGCGTCGCGCACGGGCACGATCCGCGATGTCGAGCACATCGTCGTGTTCATGCAGGAAAACCGTTCGTTCGACCATTACTTCGGACACCTGCGCGGCGTGCGCGGCTACAACGACCGCTTCCCGATCGCGCTGCCGAATGGCAAACCGGTCTGGTATCAGCCGTCGAAAGCGAATCCGTCGAAACCCGTGCTGCCGTTTCGCCTCAACACGCTGACGACGAGCGCGCAATGCATCGGCGACCTCGATCACTCGTGGTACAAGACGCACGCGGCGATCGACGGCGGCCGCTACGATCAGTGGCCCGCGAACAAGACCGACATGACGATGGGCTATCACGTGCGCGAGGACATTCCGTTTCACTACGCGCTCGCCGATGCGTTCACCGTCTGCGACAACTACTTCTGCTCGCTGCCCGGCCCGACGCATCCGAACCGTTCGTATCTGATGACGGGCACCGTCGACCCGACCGGCAAGTACGGCGGCCCGCTCCTCGACAACAACGATTACGTCGACGGCGACGTGCCGCCGAAGTACGACCTGCTCACGTGGACGACGTATCCCGAGCGTCTCGAAGCGAACGGCGTCTCGTGGCAGATCTATCAGCAAGGCACGACGGGCAGCGATCCGCTGAACGGCAACTACGGGACGAACGTCCTGCAGAACTTCGCGAACTTCATCAACGCCAAGCCGGGCTCGTCGCTGTATCAGCGCGCGCAGACGGCGCGCACGCTCGACGACCTGAAGGCCGACGTGCTCGCGAACAAGCTGCCGCAGGTGTCGTGGCTGCTGCCGCCCGCCGCGTTCTCCGAGCATCCGAAGTACACGCCCGCTTACGGCGCGAACTACACGTCGCAGATCCTCGACGCGCTGACGTCGAACCCCGACGTATGGCGCAAGACAGTGCTCTTCATCATGTACGACGAGAACGACGGCTTCTTCGATCACGTCGTGCCGCCGCAGCCGGCGACGACGCGCGCGCAGGGCCTGTCCACCGTCGCCGTCGACGGCGAGATCCACAACGTCGTGAATCCGGGCCGCGGCGGCAGCTACACCGCCGACGGCCTGCCGTACGGCCTCGGCCCGCGCGTGCCGATGACGGTCGTGTCGCCATGGACGAAGGGCGGCTTCGTCTGCTCACAGGTGTTCGACCACACGTCGGTGATCCGCTTCATCGCCGCGCGCTTCGGGATCGACGAGCCGAACATCACGCCGTGGCGCCGCGCCGTGTGCGGCGATCTCACGTCCGCGTTCGACTTCCGCACGCCGGACGCGACGCTGCCGCCGTTGCCCGACACGAGCAACTATCGGTCGATCGCCGATCAGCTTTGCTCGACGAAGCCCGCGCCGACCGTGCCCGCCGCGCCGAGCCCCGTCGATCCGCAGGAACCCGGCGTGCGTCCGGCGCGCGCGCTGCCGTACGAACTGCACGTGAACGCGTCGGTGCGCGGCGGCACACACTTGCGGATCGAGTTCGCGAATCGCGGCGAGCAAGGCGCGCACTTCTATGTGTATGCGTCGAACCGCAGCGACGGCCCGTGGCGCTACACGGTCGGCGCGCATCGTTCGCTGCACGACGAGTTCGATCTCGGCGCGACGAACGGCGCGTATGCGTTCTCGGTGTACGGCCCGAATGGCTTCGTGCGCGTGTTCGAAGGCGTCGCCGCCGCCGAGGGCCATGGCCGGCACGCAGCCGCGCATCCGGAAGTGAAGGCGGGCTACGACATCGCGAACGGCAACCTGTATCTGAAGCTGCAGAATCACGGCGGCCAGAGCGTGCCGCTGACGCTGACCGACAACGCGTACGGCGCGCAGTCGCGTCAGATCACGCTGCGCGGCGGCGACGAGCGGATCGAGCAATGGGCGCTCGCGCCGAGCCATCACTGGTACGACGTGACGGTGTCGGACGGCGCGGCGGGCACGTTCCTGCGCCGCTTCGCGGGCCACGTCGAGAACGGCAAGGCGAGCTATTCCGATCCGGCGGCGGTCGCGCCCGTCACGGCCTGA
- a CDS encoding RBBP9/YdeN family alpha/beta hydrolase, with the protein MRSCSKSTWPPRLVTVPGLHGSEGAHWQTWLERQFARALRVEQDDWDAPHLARWAQKVRDLFVRERGPFVLAAHSFGCLAAAHALVQHASVAGAPAANVVGALFVAPANPSKFAFAGDFDPHRLAVPSIVIGSESDPWMTLAAARELAHRLGSAFVNLGDAGHINTAAGYGPWPRAKYLVDTLVHCAAPLRFRDDSPAIGAIARDVLVTAA; encoded by the coding sequence ATGCGCTCATGCAGCAAATCGACGTGGCCGCCGCGGCTCGTCACGGTGCCCGGTCTGCACGGCAGCGAAGGCGCGCACTGGCAGACCTGGCTCGAGAGACAGTTCGCGCGCGCGCTGCGCGTCGAGCAGGACGACTGGGACGCGCCGCATCTCGCGCGCTGGGCGCAGAAAGTGCGCGATCTGTTCGTGCGCGAGCGCGGGCCGTTCGTGCTCGCCGCGCACAGCTTCGGCTGTCTCGCGGCCGCGCATGCGCTCGTGCAGCACGCATCGGTCGCGGGCGCGCCGGCGGCGAACGTCGTCGGCGCGCTGTTCGTCGCGCCGGCGAATCCGAGCAAGTTCGCGTTCGCGGGCGACTTCGATCCGCACCGCCTGGCCGTGCCGTCGATCGTGATCGGCAGCGAAAGCGACCCGTGGATGACGCTCGCCGCCGCGCGCGAGCTTGCGCACCGGCTCGGCAGCGCGTTCGTCAATCTCGGCGACGCCGGGCACATCAATACCGCCGCGGGCTACGGGCCGTGGCCGCGCGCGAAATATCTCGTCGATACGCTCGTGCATTGCGCGGCGCCGCTGCGGTTTCGGGACGACTCGCCGGCAATCGGCGCGATCGCGCGCGATGTGCTCGTGACGGCGGCTTGA
- a CDS encoding VOC family protein, with protein sequence MSATPSGALRPFHLAFPVTSLERARRFYGGLLGCPEGRSSDRWVDFDFFGHQLVAHLAPDETGRPAVNPVDGDDVPVRHFGVVLSMDEWHALAGKLKAAGTAFVIEPHIRFKGEAGEQATMFFFDPCGNALEFKAFADIGQLFAK encoded by the coding sequence ATGTCCGCCACGCCGTCAGGCGCGTTGCGCCCGTTTCATCTCGCGTTTCCGGTCACGAGCCTCGAGCGCGCGCGCCGCTTCTACGGCGGCCTGCTCGGCTGCCCGGAAGGCCGCAGCTCCGATCGCTGGGTCGATTTCGATTTCTTCGGACACCAGCTCGTCGCGCACCTCGCGCCCGACGAGACGGGCCGCCCGGCCGTCAACCCGGTGGACGGCGACGACGTGCCGGTGCGCCATTTCGGCGTCGTATTGTCGATGGACGAATGGCACGCGCTCGCCGGCAAACTGAAGGCGGCCGGCACGGCTTTCGTGATCGAGCCGCACATCCGCTTCAAGGGCGAGGCCGGCGAGCAGGCGACGATGTTCTTCTTCGATCCGTGCGGCAACGCGCTGGAATTCAAGGCATTCGCCGACATCGGTCAATTGTTCGCGAAGTAG
- a CDS encoding 2-hydroxyacid dehydrogenase, with protein sequence MRILLYTPHRDAQDWKRDIERALPGARLRAWTPGDDAPADYALVWRAPRAFFAPRADLKAVFNLGAGVDAVLALERAHPGMLPRDVPLVRLEDAGMARQMVEYTTHAALRYLRRFDEYALLQRERRWQALAPHPRDTFVVGVLGLGALGAEVARALAALGLPVRGYSRAAKTLDGIATFAGVAQLDAFLDGVKLLVNLLPSTADTDGILNARAFAKLAHGAYLVNIARGAHLVEADLLDALSSGRIAAATLDVFATEPLPEDHPFWREPRIVITPHCSADTLRAEAVEQIAAKIGALERGEPIGGVVDRALGY encoded by the coding sequence ATGCGAATACTGCTCTATACGCCGCATCGGGACGCGCAAGACTGGAAGCGCGACATCGAGCGCGCGCTGCCCGGCGCACGGCTGCGCGCATGGACGCCCGGCGACGACGCGCCCGCCGATTACGCGCTCGTCTGGCGCGCGCCGCGCGCGTTCTTCGCGCCGCGCGCGGATCTGAAGGCCGTGTTCAATCTCGGCGCGGGCGTCGACGCGGTGCTCGCGCTCGAACGCGCGCATCCGGGCATGCTGCCGCGCGACGTGCCGCTCGTGCGCCTCGAGGACGCCGGGATGGCGCGGCAGATGGTCGAATACACGACGCACGCGGCGCTGCGCTATCTGCGCCGCTTCGACGAATATGCGCTGTTGCAGCGCGAGCGCCGCTGGCAGGCGCTCGCGCCGCATCCGCGCGACACGTTCGTCGTCGGCGTGCTGGGGCTCGGCGCGTTGGGCGCCGAAGTCGCGCGCGCGCTCGCGGCGCTCGGGCTGCCGGTGCGCGGCTACAGCCGCGCGGCGAAGACGCTCGACGGCATCGCGACGTTCGCGGGCGTCGCGCAGCTCGACGCGTTCCTCGACGGCGTGAAGCTGCTCGTGAACCTGCTGCCGAGCACCGCCGACACCGACGGCATCCTGAACGCACGCGCGTTCGCGAAGCTCGCGCACGGCGCGTATCTCGTGAACATTGCGCGCGGCGCGCATCTCGTCGAAGCGGACTTGCTCGACGCGCTCTCGAGCGGCCGCATCGCCGCGGCGACGCTCGACGTGTTCGCGACCGAGCCGCTGCCTGAAGATCACCCGTTCTGGCGCGAGCCGCGAATCGTGATCACGCCGCACTGCTCGGCGGATACACTGCGCGCCGAAGCGGTCGAGCAGATCGCCGCGAAGATCGGCGCGCTCGAGCGCGGCGAGCCGATCGGCGGCGTCGTCGACCGCGCACTCGGCTATTGA
- a CDS encoding hydroxymethylglutaryl-CoA lyase, whose product MTLPQSVKIVEVGPRDGLQNEQAFVPTDVKIDLVNRLSRAGFRNIEAASFVSPKWVPQMADGADVMAGIERRAGTIYSALTPNLKGVENALAARADEVVIFGAASEAFSQRNINCSIAESIARFEPVARAAKDAGVRLRASVSCALGCPYQGDVPVDAVVDVVKRLAALGCDEIDIADTIGVGTPGRTRAVLDAVAKAFPRERLSGHFHDTYGQALANIYAALLEGIGIFHASVAGLGGCPYAKGATGNVATEDVLYMMRGLNIDTGVDLGQVVAAGDFISTAIGRANVSRAGRALLAKQRAAAEPSACA is encoded by the coding sequence ATGACGCTCCCCCAATCCGTGAAGATCGTCGAAGTCGGCCCGCGCGACGGGCTGCAGAACGAGCAGGCGTTCGTGCCGACCGACGTCAAGATCGATCTTGTGAACCGGCTGTCGCGCGCCGGTTTCCGCAACATCGAGGCGGCGTCGTTCGTGTCGCCGAAATGGGTGCCGCAGATGGCCGACGGCGCCGACGTGATGGCCGGCATCGAGCGCCGCGCGGGCACGATCTACTCGGCGCTCACGCCAAACCTGAAGGGCGTCGAGAACGCGCTCGCCGCGCGCGCCGACGAAGTCGTGATCTTCGGCGCGGCGAGCGAGGCGTTCTCGCAGCGCAACATCAACTGCAGCATCGCGGAGAGCATCGCGCGCTTCGAGCCCGTCGCGCGCGCGGCGAAGGACGCGGGCGTGCGGCTGCGCGCGAGTGTGTCGTGCGCGCTCGGCTGCCCGTATCAGGGCGACGTGCCGGTCGACGCCGTCGTCGACGTCGTGAAGCGCCTCGCCGCGCTCGGCTGCGACGAGATCGACATCGCCGACACGATCGGCGTCGGCACGCCGGGCCGCACGCGCGCGGTGCTCGACGCGGTCGCGAAGGCGTTCCCGCGCGAACGGCTGTCGGGGCACTTCCACGACACCTACGGGCAGGCGCTCGCGAACATCTACGCGGCGCTGCTCGAAGGCATCGGGATCTTCCACGCGTCGGTCGCGGGCCTCGGCGGCTGCCCGTACGCGAAGGGCGCGACCGGCAACGTCGCGACGGAGGACGTGCTGTACATGATGCGCGGCCTGAACATCGATACGGGCGTCGATCTCGGCCAGGTCGTCGCCGCCGGCGATTTCATCTCGACCGCGATCGGCCGCGCGAATGTGTCGCGCGCGGGGCGCGCGCTGCTCGCGAAGCAGCGTGCGGCCGCCGAACCGTCCGCCTGCGCGTGA
- a CDS encoding YbaK/EbsC family protein, producing the protein MATPAPIDKLPDSARRVALLLRERGHAKGIVMLEETGKTSAEAAAGLGCSVAQIAKSILFRRRADGAPVLVVASGANRVDEKKVAEHVGEVGRADAKFVRDNTGYAIGGVCPIGHLVEPVMLIDRDLLELDNLWAAAGHPHAVFNLSPQELVTLTGAPVADVAERSDA; encoded by the coding sequence ATGGCTACCCCCGCCCCCATCGACAAGCTTCCGGATTCCGCCCGTCGCGTCGCGTTGCTGCTGCGCGAGCGCGGCCATGCGAAGGGCATCGTGATGCTCGAGGAAACCGGCAAGACGTCGGCCGAAGCCGCCGCGGGTCTCGGCTGCTCGGTCGCGCAGATCGCGAAGTCGATCCTGTTCCGCCGCCGCGCCGACGGCGCGCCCGTGCTCGTCGTCGCGAGCGGCGCGAATCGCGTCGATGAGAAGAAGGTCGCCGAACACGTCGGCGAAGTCGGCCGTGCGGACGCGAAGTTCGTGCGCGACAACACCGGCTACGCGATCGGCGGCGTGTGTCCGATCGGTCATCTCGTCGAGCCCGTCATGCTGATCGATCGCGACCTGCTCGAGCTCGACAACCTGTGGGCAGCGGCCGGCCACCCGCACGCAGTGTTCAATCTGTCTCCGCAGGAGCTGGTGACGTTGACGGGCGCGCCGGTGGCCGACGTCGCGGAGCGCAGCGACGCATGA
- a CDS encoding DUF1289 domain-containing protein produces MSDKTEIGGMAKVEGTPGAAAADAAATHAAASEAAVSAVAASETTAAPGTNVPSPCTNVCRIDAKTGWCEGCRRTRDEIAGWRKFDDDAKRAVLARLAARQTACA; encoded by the coding sequence ATGAGCGACAAGACGGAGATCGGCGGCATGGCGAAGGTCGAGGGGACGCCGGGCGCGGCAGCGGCCGATGCGGCGGCAACGCATGCAGCGGCGAGCGAGGCGGCGGTGAGCGCGGTCGCCGCGAGCGAGACGACGGCTGCGCCGGGCACGAACGTGCCGTCGCCATGCACGAACGTCTGCAGGATCGATGCGAAAACCGGCTGGTGCGAAGGCTGCCGTCGCACGCGCGACGAGATCGCCGGCTGGCGCAAGTTCGACGACGACGCGAAGCGCGCAGTGCTCGCGCGGCTGGCGGCGCGGCAGACGGCCTGCGCGTGA